In Plasmodium chabaudi chabaudi strain AS genome assembly, chromosome: 10, a single genomic region encodes these proteins:
- a CDS encoding liver specific protein 1, putative: MCMKNMKLILAYSLFFLYILRNNVLCKNNREYNLLGNAPKSGSIVDHLQIITEGKYRNILSEVNESLLSAIENNEPVPIEILLSTIKLLDDKNKETDDVSKKRDIEQTILYIKDAIKKYLGNAANKEENDKNDIIKLNKSNLMLKLDNYYTKRDLENLKKKSNDIALRKTNLGKNLKTFSTSSESLLFGAPGDLNLSDDSVKELNNIISIKILRQRNYKDNLPFTMESEPGILNKLVDLYTPLLDFNLDSLEKYKNNEIKYYNDSKNEIFYLLRDHMNLNKFLLKLPISKMPNAKPNDDISESSDVDNKIYTYENNNTEKDKSAKDYSLGAYNTNPVYTYSSKIKKIPINKSNENSESGSRIRYLLKKKMNRTHLNKPEKYYVYQNGLIYKIRPNGYNSQFINSNNENETYYKNNNNILFEIIIKSHSLANNDTCKKIIIIKKPGGNGSSENSISGDTEIIYGDDSAKNCLQYSKKNDELYYVIPLIHFNDPSNSMRCLSCDDYEKKLHNKCLFNEKFVHLTYDNKCIVCIPSNAISNCLFNSRNVNIDPCNGGCSCMNRLPPNNNGFHTFKYMFPSYKYIYRVIDPQDTDNCDCESYIYSGQREPNFKLRNMNKHRNKRVYATIHKKLKDKAYNTQNNGHQIEDEENESDLDEYLLFGCINDEYYDDYENYNIKTRDTIKLSSRVFDPINLKKNHSDYAYNDEEINENANKEGYIKNDRKNFEDIKKMYEDVSNNSENEKNRDTVKGSDDSDNYDDSEVDQEANNIEYFKKLYYDIISNNNGGERGENDENHYYDENIDNFYRLRFFYKTKIFTKNKTVINAYIKTNKITADDNKKHILFLFKRLFNNIFKDMRYKIKDSAVSLSPVITDSNIIGFDVDFGRIEFQYAGCINMLRYSVFDTQNMAIYFITPDKKYILLEDVIKEITDGNGNYNDYNNEYTEEYASENMHNDIDGNSNKNDETSNKENDLTLNENASHSIFGNLESKLNTAHSQTDKPSVQDNENDIGDKENAHEPSKDDHSRNNGKNSLDELNKDQEEKRELLDAILKEFNNEREKTPAQNELSKFLSEYGNLLSKEDLKEIKNNHKNVDIHKGNKENDNSIEIIIKKNSKDNARKGKTNDKDNIATASNDQSEFITIDQDGYKIINETLRKYMDKYFSVHNIPIHYIENNSISKKAIHITSDIDADLDMLKSSILAISNINGKSINDFRLFLISNDIEKYNPKKLEHIPPFIRTANDLHNYSKTKNMKILIASVHGGAGISIEPQVFNYLYESNNESALDVKEGNEAENTELELNKSQYDDEENLDNVSILENEIYDTTKKEIKSDEIVKNGIDGIELRGRIRGSSEDSNDSSNSTETKTIDENNADHKDEDASVFENDNQYTTPNNFNRIKIYIDNPNRKITVLNGIVFKNYTLKLFIMDIMSKIIHTPSSFIDLKSYKKGISTFGIFDCLEYYSYNIKSNIISALLFEKNIKLLDILKNLNTKDEYLLIKNKHSEYCDGVDNLKYVKIPLTINLKAEKEIYLEFPIFHIDEHYNFVHNKISFMNVPENYTASKLCTVVKNILNGALEAYDLDPIKSLQIYNIIENEWEYIEDHVLVHEIKMDHNYLYTLFIHDTFLTKRYYQAMSNLIIDLSNNNIYIKKLDMHIDYNYKPYTLYNIPIHMSFLNLKYLLLYHTNAYLSDSFLNEFFFTYNEKYLQNSSVNDINIDSRNNPNNDLDDYIYEEEEYEESRSIFSFLSSCTRNNNKTYNLFLLNMVNTFYKIKFNSNKMMQPILEDLLNIAGKSSNENVIVEINKSSTKLKNIEIYLGNDSKKLKVKNVPLNLLVWRFVNMLLKGSFNVPIEDQDKLYNLFVLVPKDKDIMINRDYYISTKPGYTIEKLLKIIGTNNLCLVKAYPEKFTHIKNSAYYYEYAMFSFDSLPKVIDFSNPIGLLSFYVNYKNENKLINITNAPENITPDKLLKTILLDMYSKWQNFPKDEKIKFSLFLNNEEIKNIKDYISSGKEAQLRTLVSLDKKNSYSNNKKKFVEIDKIPETNSIKIQEAELKAMQLYDNVLREILSKGHIDYNNITVTGYTISINVFDGNDYSPVTIFNIPLSATNKDIIAFLLIKSNHINTKHVVDEFLLLNKESFDLLKTKTILDQNVVFIGELTGLIDLDRANLYLVHKPQFNSLDSIFKNLANKNYDFKSEKITALNISETKGSIIFNIILNQNKKKVFNVTNIPYNMYIIDLLRYIVGYQRKWIYKFVDFYIIKGSEKHILNDHSGIITYGRSASEIFTLCKKNDPCTFHIEFGSSKVEDVINSIMGDKIDAFINRNTNDNQKNNKDTVLNELKNKINSEEDDNTDIDLSVLRFEFNAGLYDKNIFGTSTISNIPKSYTVDDVLKYIKNVLKEDCKLRNADDLELEIKIIYDGKYLTIPKELNIEYVINYYFINTPSIVSVTNDDNDEEPFNLIHLILNNTKIDMKNNVFVKKEIPLYVKKNNNLENIKLKNIPLSITEDNLITYIINYLTKNSEVINFMRDNTSICIYPECDPVYIHYDNSQLSFIASLSYHIALRNINYITTIESFENFYGNMSHFEFDFYKYSHFNGSNITNYNKSDIKELINFDISIHFPTIIRTIRIKNFNINMQMEDLFAKIFQSITTNSYKWKDLFTFIGDGYQINITEEGSNKPEQVIGTFKDHLNEGNNLAFIYRPDNNDTNNYIIPRIIYMPVLVNFQTNYISINTEISEFENSVTTMYGFPDYLSPSFMLTLLQYNLFKILGKNYLSIYGCSYDSSLCSNESNLLLKNKTFYEENVKNDSSKQAMKFVLKLKKKDGKKVNTINDLAPLELNISCQELKNDEDMEECNDIISSLNSSSIFWRNGILGFIANSIIIKDYYNNALTLPYIDYRVNEKILIQNILEHINILPYLYKLFELSHIDKKCISYKKELKNTVPHIQCLLSYGLNIYFDIHNNGELDIYNGFETKDNKSINITHIYPFPDLYERNFAEFYIYNDNKTRLLVKNAYKHMSVSSLLNELSKARCRIQGLKYDQIYSFYKLVYVLDGNKFGDIHPDENIEFIHKLVLKYSQENIMLKIVKKNHIYNIDIPKNMNLSCYPPLIDLNKNYYQVPITLQISAESFNKLNDESFPRIIVNNVPANTFIMSIKEYIVSLFKSYIKSIADSSINANFYEFDIDMVIVIYNPTINRIHKISSNALQDLTVSKFFKTYYNASLVFQMEEIKNFPEYIYDDFISNFSKAVIDFSISIF; this comes from the coding sequence atgtgtatgaaaaatatgaaactAATTTTGGcttattctttattttttttatacattttacgCAACAATGTGCTATGCAAGAATAATAGAGAATACAACTTACTAGGGAATGCACCTAAAAGTGGTAGTATAGTTGATCACCTTCAAATTATAACAGAAGggaaatatagaaatattttgtcTGAAGTTAATGAGTCTTTATTATCTGCAATAGAAAATAACGAACCAGTGCCAattgaaattttattatctacgataaaattattggatgataaaaataaagaaactGATGATGTATCCAAAAAAAGAGATATTGAACAAACAATTTTGTACATTAAAGACgccataaaaaaatatttaggAAATGCTGCAAATAaggaagaaaatgataaaaatgatataataaaattaaataagaGCAATTTAATGCTAAAATtagataattattatacaaaaaggGATCTTgaaaacttaaaaaaaaaaagtaatgaTATTGCATTGAGAAAAACTAATTTaggaaaaaatttaaagacATTTAGTACCTCTAGtgaatcattattatttggtgCCCCTGGTGATCTTAATTTATCCGATGATAGCGtaaaagaattaaataatataatatctattaaaattttaagacAACGAAATTATAAAGATAACTTGCCATTTACTATGGAATCCGAGCCTGGAATCCTTAACAAATTAGTAGATCTATATACACCTTTACTTGATTTCAATTTAGATTctttagaaaaatataaaaataatgagataaaatactataatgattctaaaaatgaaattttttatttattacgTGATCATATGAATCTCAACAAATTTTTGTTGAAACTTCCAATTAGTAAAATGCCAAATGCTAAGCCTAATGATGACATAAGTGAAAGTAGTGAtgttgataataaaatttatacatatgagaataataatacgGAAAAGGACAAGAGTGCAAAAGATTATTCCTTAGGTGCATACAATACAAACCCAgtttatacatattcaagcaaaattaaaaaaattcctataaataaatcaaatgaaaatagtgAGTCAGGATCTCGAATTAGATATTtattgaagaaaaaaatgaaccGTACTCATTTGAACAAACCTGAAAAATACTATGTCTATCAAAATGGgttaatttacaaaattagaCCAAATGGGTATAATAGCCAATTCATcaattcaaataatgagAATGAgacatattataaaaataataataatatattatttgaaattataataaaatcacATTCATTAGCAAATAATGATACttgcaaaaaaattataataataaaaaaacctGGTGGAAATGGTTCAAGCGAAAATAGCATATCTGGAGATACAGAGATAATATATGGCGATGATTCtgcaaaaaattgtttacaatattctaaaaaaaatgatgaattatattatgtaataccattaatacattttaatgATCCATCAAATAGTATGCGCTGCTTATCATGTGAtgattatgaaaaaaaattacataataaatGCCTATTCAATGAAAAATTTGTGCATCTAACTTACGATAATAAATGCATTGTTTGCATTCCATCTAATGCTATTAgtaattgtttatttaatagCCGAAACGTAAATATAGATCCATGTAATGGTGGCTGCAGTTGCATGAACCGTTTGCCtcctaataataatggatTCCATACattcaaatatatgttcccttcatataaatacatatatagagTCATAGATCCACAGGACACTGATAACTGTGATTGTGAGTCATACATATATTCTGGGCAGAGGGAGCCAAATTTTAAGCTGAGGAATATGAATAAACatagaaataaaagagTATATGCAACGATTCACAAAAAACTGAAGGATAAAGCATACAATACACAGAATAATGGACACCAAATTgaagatgaagaaaatgaaagcGATCTTGATGAATATCTGCTCTTCGGATGTATAAACGATGAATATTATGATGATTacgaaaattataatataaaaacgaGAGATACAATTAAATTAAGTAGTAGAGTTTTTGATCCTATAaacttgaaaaaaaatcatagtgattatgcatataatgatgaagaaaTTAATGAGAATGCAAATAAGGAaggatatattaaaaatgatagaaaaaattttgaagaCATAAAAAAGATGTATGAAGATGTTAGCAATAATtcagaaaatgaaaaaaacagGGATACTGTAAAAGGTTCAGATGATTCTGATAACTATGATGATAGTGAAGTTGATCAAGAAGCAAACaatatagaatattttaaaaaattatattatgacATTATAAGCAATAATAATGGTGGTGAGAGGGGTGAGAATGATGAGaatcattattatgatgaaaatatcgATAACTTTTATAGGCTacgatttttttataaaaccaaaatatttacaaaaaataaaacagtaataaatgcatatataaaaacaaataagaTAACTGCCGATGATAACAagaaacatatattatttttatttaaaagattatttaataatatttttaaagatatgcgctacaaaataaaagacaGCGCAGTAAGTTTATCTCCAGTTATTACCGATTCAAATATTATAGGATTTGATGTAGATTTTGGAAGAATAGAATTTCAATATGCTGGTTGTATAAACATGCTTCGATATTCTGTCTTTGACACCCAAAATATGGCaatctattttattactccagataaaaaatatattttgctaGAAGAcgttataaaagaaataactGATGGAAATggaaattataatgattataataatgaatatacaGAAGAATATGCTAGTGAAAATATGCACAATGATATAGATggaaattcaaataaaaatgatgaaactTCCAATAAGGAAAATGATTTAactttaaatgaaaatgctTCTCATAGTATTTTTGGAAATTTAGAATCAAAATTGAATACTGCGCATAGTCAAACGGATAAGCCATCTGTCCaggataatgaaaatgatattggagataaagaaaatgcaCATGAACCTAGTAAAGATGATCATTCTAGaaataatggaaaaaacTCATTAgatgaattaaataaagatcAAGAAGAAAAGCGTGAATTGTTGGATGCAATATTAAAAGAGTTTAACAATGAACGTGAAAAAACACCAGCACAAAATGAATtgtcaaaatttttatcagaATATGgtaatttattatcaaaagAGGATTTAAAGGAGATTAAGAATAACCATAAAAATGTTGATATTCACAAGggtaataaagaaaatgataattctatagaaataataataaaaaagaatagtAAAGATAATGCAAGAAAAGGAAAGACTAATGATAAAGATAATATAGCCACCGCATCAAATGATCAAAGTGAGTTTATTACCATTGATCAGGAtggatataaaataattaatgaGACATTGAGAAAATACAtggataaatattttagcGTCCATAATATTCCTATACattatattgaaaataatagcaTTTCCAAAAAGGCAATTCATATTACATCTGATATTGACGCTGATTTAGATATGCTTAAATCCAGTATTTTAGCTATTTCTAATATTAATGGGAAATCAATAAATGATTTTAGGTTATTCCTTATATCTAATGACATTGAGAAATATAatccaaaaaaattagaacATATACCACCATTTATAAGAACTGCAAATGATTTGCATAATTATAGTAAAACgaagaatatgaaaattttaatagcATCTGTACATGGTGGTGCTGGTATAAGTATAGAGCCACAAGTTTTCaactatttatatgaatcaaataatgaatCTGCATTAGATGTTAAAGAAGGAAACGAAGCTGAAAATACTGAGTtggaattaaataaatcgcaatatgatgatgaagaaaacTTGGACAATGTTTCGattttagaaaatgaaatatatgatactactaaaaaagaaataaaatctGATGAAATTGTGAAAAATGGAATAGATGGCATCGAATTAAGGGGAAGAATAAGGGGATCCTCTGAGGATTCAAACGATTCTTCTAATAGTACAGAGACGAAAACAATTGACGAAAATAATGCAGACCACAAAGATGAGGATGCATCAgtttttgaaaatgataatcaGTACACTACTCCAAATAATTTCAATAggattaaaatatatatagataacCCGAATAGGAAAATAACTGTATTAAATGGGATTGTATTCAAAAATTAcacattaaaattgtttataatgGATATTATGAGCAAGATAATACATACCCCTTCAAGTTTTATAGACTTAAAATCgtataaaaaaggaatatcCACATTTGGTATATTTGATTGTTTAGAATATTattcttataatataaaatcgaATATTATAAGTGCTTTactttttgaaaaaaatataaaattattggacatattaaaaaaccTTAATACCAAagatgaatatttattgataaaaaataaacatagtGAATATTGTGATGGTGTAGATAATTtgaaatatgtaaaaattcCATTGacaattaatttaaaagcaGAAAAAGAGATATATTTAGAATTTCCAATATTTCACATAGATGAACactataattttgttcataaCAAAATAAGTTTTATGAATGTACCAGAAAATTATACAGCATCCAAATTATGTACTGtggtaaaaaatatattgaatgGAGCATTAGAAGCATATGATTTAGATCCTATAAAAagtttacaaatatataatataatagaaaatgaaTGGGAATACATTGAAGATCATGTTTTGGTTcacgaaataaaaatggaccacaattatttatatacactaTTTATTCATGATACATTTTTAACCAAAAGATATTATCAAGCTATGtctaatttaattattgatttatcaaataataatatttatattaaaaagttaGACATGCATAttgattataattataagcCGTATACACTTTATAATATACCAATACATATGtcttttttgaatttaaaatatttacttttatatcatacaaatgcatatttatcagattcatttttgaatgaattcttttttacatataatgaaaaatatctTCAAAATTCATCGGTTAATGATATTAATATCGATAGTCGAAATAATCCTAATAATGATCTAGatgattatatttatgagGAAGAAGAATATGAAGAAAGCAGAAGTATCTTTAGTTTTTTAAGTAGCTGTAccagaaataataataaaacgtATAACCTGTTTTTACTTAATATGGTgaatacattttataaaataaaatttaattcgAATAAAATGATGCAACCAATATTGGAAGATTTACTTAATATAGCTGGGAAAAGttcaaatgaaaatgttatagttgaaataaataaatcatcTACAAAGCTAAAAAATAtcgaaatatatttagGAAATGAttccaaaaaattaaaagtaaaaaatgtacCATTAAACTTATTAGTATGGAGATTTgtaaatatgttattaaaAGGATCTTTTAATGTACCAATAGAAGACCaagataaattatataatttatttgtattagtCCCAAAAGATAAAGATATAATGATTAATCgtgattattatatttctacAAAACCAGGGTATACTATTGAAAAGTTATTAAAGATAATTGGGACAAATAACTTATGTTTAGTTAAAGCATATCCAGAGAAATTTacacatattaaaaatagtgcatattattatgaatatgCTATGTTTAGTTTCGATTCATTACCCAAAGTTATTGATTTTTCAAATCCAATTGGATTATTAAGCTTTTAtgttaattataaaaatgaaaataaattaattaatataactaATGCACCTGAAAATATAACTCCAGACAAGTTGTTAAAAACTATTCTTTTAGATATGTATTCTAAATGGCAAAATTTTCctaaagatgaaaaaatcaaattttcattatttttaaataatgaagaaataaaaaacataaaagaTTATATTAGTTCAGGAAAAGAAGCACAACTGCGTACATTAGTTTCtttagataaaaaaaatagttatagtaataataaaaagaaattcgTAGAAATAGACAAAATACCTGAAACAAAttctataaaaattcaaGAGGCTGAATTAAAAGCAATGCAACTATATGATAATGTGTTAAGAGAAATTTTATCTAAAGGACATAtagattataataatataactgTTACTGGATACACAATATCAATTAATGTATTTGATGGTAATGATTATAGTCCtgttactatttttaatatcccCTTAAGTGCAACTAATAAAGACATAATTGCTTTCTTGCTAATTAAATCAAACCATATTAATACAAAACATGTTGTAGAtgaatttcttttattaaataaagaatcGTTTGACTtgttaaaaacaaaaactaTATTAGATCAAAATGTTGTATTTATCGGTGAATTAACAGGACTAATTGACTTAGATAGAGCAAACTTGTATTTAGTTCATAAACCCCAATTTAATTCTTTAGAtagtatatttaaaaatttggcgaataaaaattatgattttAAATCAGAAAAAATAACTGCTTTGAATATTAGTGAAACAAAAGGaagtattatatttaatattatactaaatcaaaataaaaaaaaagtttttaaTGTTACAAATATACcttataatatgtatataatcgATCTTTTACGATATATAGTTGGATATCAAAgaaaatggatatataaatttgtcgatttttatataattaaaggtagtgaaaaacatattttaaatgacCATTCGGGTATTATAACATATGGTAGATCAGCTAGCGAAATTTTTACATtgtgcaaaaaaaatgatccATGTACTTTTCACATAGAATTTGGTTCTAGCAAAGTTGAGGATGTTATAAATAGCATAATGGGGGATAAAATCGATGCATTTATTAACAGAAATACCAATGATAATCAAAAGAACAATAAAGATACAGTcttaaatgaattaaaaaacaaaataaactCAGAAGAGGACGATAATACGGATATAGACTTGTCCGTATTACGTTTTGAATTTAATGCAGGATTATATGATAAGAATATATTTGGTACATCAACAATTTCTAATATACCTAAAAGTTACACAGTTGACgatgttttaaaatacattaaaaatgtgttaAAGGAAGATTGTAAATTACGAAATGCTGACGATTTAGaattagaaataaaaattatatatgatggCAAATATTTAACTATACCCaaagaattaaatatagagtatgttataaattattattttattaacacaCCATCTATTGTATCTGTTacaaatgatgataatgatGAAGAGCCTTTTAATCTCATTCacttaattttaaataatacaaaaatagacatgaaaaataatgtatttgttaaaaaggaaataccattatatgtaaaaaaaaataataacttagaaaatataaaattaaaaaatattccatTATCAATTACAGaagataatttaattacttacataataaattatttaacaaaaaattcagaagttataaattttatgagAGATAATACAtctatttgtatatatccTGAATGTGATcctgtatatatacattatgaTAATAGCCAACTATCATTTATTGCTTCATTGTCTTATCATATAGCCttaagaaatattaattatataacaaCAATAGAATCTTTTGAAAACTTTTATGGTAATATGAGTCATTTTgaatttgatttttataaatactcGCATTTTAATGGATCTAATATAactaattataataaatctGACATCaaagaattaataaattttgatattaGCATTCATTTCCCAACTATTATTAGAACAATtcgaataaaaaattttaatattaatatgcaAATGGAAGATTTGTTTGCTAAAATTTTTCAATCTATAACAACAAATAGTTACAAATGGAAAGATTTATTCACATTTATTGGGGATGgatatcaaataaatataactgAAGAAGGAAGTAATAAACCTGAACAAGTAATCGGTACTTTTAAAGATCATTTAAATGAAGGAAATAATTTagcatttatttatagacctgataataatgatactaataattatattattcctAGAATAATCTATATGCCAGTATTGGTAAACTTtcaaacaaattatatatcaatAAATACGGAAATTAGTGAGTTTGAAAATAGTGTAACGACAATGTATGGCTTTCCAGATTATTTAAGTCCTAGTTTTATGCTAACATTATTGCAATATAacctttttaaaatactaggaaaaaattatttgtcaATTTACGGATGCTCATATGATAGTAGTTTGTGTTCAAACGAAAGCAATCTGTTACTAAAGAATAAGACATTTTATGAAGAGAATGTAAAGAATGATAGCTCTAAACAGGCTATGAAATTTGtgttaaaattgaaaaagaaagacGGTAAAAAAGTGAACACAATAAACGATTTAGCTCCTCttgaattaaatatatcgtgtcaagaattaaaaaatgatgaagataTGGAAGAATGTAATGATATTATATCTTCTTTAAATTCATCTTCTATATTTTGGAGAAATGGTATATTAGGATTTATAGCAAATTCAATTATCATAAaagattattataataatgcatTAACATTACCATATATAGATTACAGAGTAAAtgagaaaatattaattcaaaatatattagaacatataaatatattaccatatttatataaattattcgAGTTATCTCATATTGATAAAAAGTGTAttagttataaaaaagagcTTAAGAATACAGTACCCCATATTCAATGCTTATTATCTTACGGActtaacatatattttgatatacATAACAATGGCGaattagatatatataatgggTTTGAAACGaaagataataaatcaATTAATATAACTCATATTTATCCTTTCCCTGATTTATATGAACGCAATTTTGCagaattttatatttataatgataataagaCAAGATTATTagtaaaaaatgcatataaacatatgtCAGTTTCTAGTTTGTTAAATGAATTATCTAAAGCTCGATGCCGTATTCAGGgattaaaatatgatcagatatattctttttataaactTGTATATGTATTGGATGGCAATAAATTTGGAGATATTCACCcagatgaaaatatagaatttatacataaattagttttaaaatattcacaAGAAAACATTATGCTAAAAatcgtaaaaaaaaatcatatttataatatagatataccaaaaaatatgaacttAAGTTGTTACCCCCCACTAATTGAcctaaataaaaattattaccaAGTTCCAATAACTTTACAAATAAGTGCCGAAAGTTTTAATAAGTTAAATGATGAATCATTTCCAAGGATAATAGTTAATAATGTACCAGCAAACACTTTTATAATGTctataaaagaatatatagtttctttgtttaaatcatatattaaaagtatAGCTGATAGTAGTATCAAtgcaaatttttatgaatttgATATTGATATGGTAATTGTTATCTATAATCCAACTATAAATagaatacataaaataagttCAAATGCTTTACAAGATTTAACAGTATCTaagttttttaaaacttatTATAATGCATCATTAGTATTCCAAATggaagaaattaaaaatttcccagaatatatatatgatgatTTTATTAGTAACTTTTCGAAGGCTGTTATTgatttttctatttctaTCTTCTAA
- a CDS encoding ubiquitin fusion degradation protein 1, putative yields the protein MWSFNNLNSFLGDDFLNISEPFTEEYTCYPVSFIGKDDMENGNKIILPQTALNALARRHISWPMLFEVSNPYTEKRTHSGVLEFISDEGTCHMPYWMMQQLCLKEGDIVRVTSISLPKGTFVKLKPCSKDFMELSNHRTVLETALRNYATLTIGDNIVIHYLGKTYEIKIVDLKPAFACTIIETDVEVEFEEPFEKVQYVEEVIPVEESKFKGKGQRTDGKACKNLKKEKVRQKVIENPEPWKEKLVGGVRTKCAEYEDLLKKGRIPGIIGKFIERKP from the exons ATG tggagttttaataatttaaacagTTTTTTGGGAgatgattttttaaatatatctgAGCCCTTTACTGAAGAATATACATGTTATCCCGTATCTTTTATTGGAAAAGATGATATGGAAAACGGAAACAAAA tTATATTGCCACAAACTGCCTTGAACGCATTGGCTAGAAGACATATATCATGGCCCATGTTATTCGAAGTGTCCAATCCATATACg GAAAAGAGAACTCATAGTGGTGTTCTTGAATTCATTTCCGATGAAGGAACATGCCATATGCCATATTGG ATGATGCAACAATTATGCCTAAAGGAAGGAGATATAGTGAGGGTTACAAGTATAAGTCTACCTAAAGGTACCTTTGTCAAGTTGAAACCCTGCTCAAAGGATTTTATGGAATTATCTAATCATCGAACTGT TTTAGAAACAGCTTTAAGAAATTATGCAACACTAACTATTGGGGATAATATTGTGATACATTATTTGGGAAAGACttatgaaattaaaattgtg gATTTAAAACCCGCTTTTGCTTGTACTATTATTGAGACTGATGTTGAAGTAGAGTTTGAGGAACCATTTGAGA AGGTGCAATATGTAGAAGAAGTCATACCCGTTGAGGAAAGC AAATTCAAAGGGAAAGGGCAAAGAACGGATGGAAAAGCTTGTAAAAAccttaaaaaagaaaaagtacGGCAAAAAGTTATTGAAAATCCTGAACCATGGAAAGAGAAACTTGTTGGGGGTGTTAGG ACCAAATGTGCTGAATATGAAGatttactaaaaaaagGACGTATTCCTGGAATAATCGGAAAATTCATAGAAAGGAAGccttaa
- a CDS encoding ATP synthase-associated protein, putative has translation MNEKCEEVKSKYYTCLNASKRSLSQCNDIETELRGCSKTTGKSYCIDEINNLMECSRSPDSSICSKEFILFRECNRPDGPHILIDNNKYLISKKHLDKYNVNSANIGPIEAPERNNSNTATFLGKMKETLHLKNFKENFVAYKW, from the exons aTGAATGAAAAATGTGAAGAAGTgaaatcaaaatattatacatgCTTAAATGCCAGTAAGAGAAGTCTAAGCCAGTGTAATGATATAGAAACCGAGCTAAGGGGATGCTCCAAAAC gACTGGAAAGAGTTATTGCATAGATGAAATTAACAATTTGATGGAATGTTCAAG atCACCAGACTCATCGATTTGCTCTAaggaatttattttatttcgaGAATGCAATAGACCAGATGGAccacatatattaatagat aacaataaatatttaatttcgAAAAAACACTTGGACAAATATAATGTTAATAGTGCAAATATAGGACCAATTGAAGCCCCCGAACGGAATAATTCTAATACTGCAACATTTTTAggaaaaatgaaagaaaCATTACACTTGAAGAATTTTAAGGAAAATTTTGTAGCTTATAAATGGTGA